Part of the Faecalibacterium duncaniae genome, ATGAGTACACCCCCAAGCTGGGCAGCCTGACCATGGAGGATATCGTGGCTACCGACGCACAGTTCGCGGGCTGCTACTTCGACGGCCTGCCGGAGCAGCCCATCGAGCGCATCTCCATGAAGAATGTCACCATCACCTTTGACCCCAACGCCGAAGCCGGTCAGGCCGCCATGGCGGACAACCGCCCCAACGTGAAAAAGCTGGCCATCTACGCGGAGAACGTCAAGGAGATTGACCTGCACAACGTCAAGATCACCGGCTACGAGGGCGAGCGCCTGCGCTTTGCCAATGTCGGCCATTTCGAGGAGGACTGACCCATGACCCATGAAGAAATTCTCACCCTGCTGGGCGACTATGTGGACTACCTGATCGCCAATTCCAGCGCCGAAGCCCCCATGTGGAACATTGAAAAGGTGCGCAGCGGCAAGCCCAACAAGTGGAACTACATCGACGGCTGCATGATCACGGCCTGCCTGAGCCTTTACAAAACCACCGGGGACGAGAAGTACCTGAGCTTCTCCAAGGACTTCATCGACTTCTTTGTGCAGGAGGATGGCTCCATCAAGACCTATGACCCCAAGGAGTATAACCTGGACAACGTGAACCAGGGCAAGAACCTGTTCACCCTGTACGACATCTTCGGAGATGAGAAGTACCGCCGGGCCATTGACACCATCCGCAGCCAGCTGCTCACCCAGCCCCGCACCAAGGAGGGCAACTTCTGGCACAAGGATATCTACCCCTGGCAGGTCTGGCTGGACGGCACCTACATGGCCCAGCCCTTCTACATGGAGTACGAGACCCGCTACAACAAGATGCAGGGCTGTATTGACAGCTACAAGCAGTTTATGAACATCAAAAAACACATGCGGGACGAAAAGACCGGCCTGTACTACCACGGCTACGACGAGAGCCGCCAGATGTACTGGGCTGACCCCGTGACCGGCTGCAGCCCCAACTTCTGGCTGCGGGCCATGGGCTGGTTCATGGTGGCCATGGTGGATGTGCTGGAGCGGATGGACGAGCAGCTGTACAACGAGTACCGCGGCATCATGGCACAGCTCCGCCAGACCATTGAGGATGTGCACAAGTTCCAGGACGAGGAGACCGGCATGTTCTGGCAGGTGATGGATCACCCCGGCGTGGAGGGCAACTACCTTGAGACCAGCGGCACTGCCCTGTTCGCCTATGCGGTGCTCAAGGGCGTGCGCCTGGGCTACCTGCCCAAGCGGATGGCTGCCTGGGCTGAGAAAGCCTTCTACGGCACCTGTGACAGGTACCTCTCCAAGAACCCGGACGGCAGCCTGCAGCTGGATGGCATCTGCCTGGTGGCAGGTCTGGGCGGCAAGGACCACCGCGACGGCTCCCTGGCCTACTACTTCAGTGAGCCTGTGGTCTGCAACGATGCCAAGGGCGTAGGCCCCCTGGTGCTGGCCTACACCGAGATGATCGCCCGCAAGTAATACACGACACAGCAAAAAAGCGAACCGCCATGGTGACAGATGCCATGGCGGTTCGCTTTTACACTTTTTTCTTCGAGCACCCATCGTCCGGGTGCACATTCAGTATACCCGGACAGGTGCCCCCTGTAAAAGGTATCTTTTGTATTGCTGTGATATGTTTTTTGTATGGCTCACACTTCCGTGTGGGAGGCCGCGCTGCTGTCTTCATTTTCCTCATCGAGGTCAGGGCCGGTGCCCTCGTCCAGATCAAGGCGCAGGCGGTCGCTTTCCGCATCATCCAAGTCCCGTTCCTGCCGGGCATCGTATTCGATCCAGAACTCCTCCCGGTGCAGGGCAAAATCAAAGGCTGCCATCAGGCAGGCCCCGCCAAAGGCGCTGACCATCAGCACGATGCAGAGGAGCACCGAGAGGAAATCGTACTTCCAGCGCTGAGGCCTTGCGGCAAAATACAGCACCTCGCACCCCAGCAGGATCAGCCCTGCCGCCGGGGCGATCTTCAGCGCAAGCTCCCAGTTGAAATGCGGCACAAAGAAATAGCAGAGGAACAGCACGCCGCAGGCGATCAGGCAGACTCCCAGTGTCAGGGTGCCCACCCGGCGCACCGGGGCACTCTCCGGGGCTTTGGGGGCCGGGCGCTCTGTTGTGTTATTCTTCTCGTCCATCGTCCTCATCCTCCGGGTCAAGGGTCACCTCACCGGTCGTATCCGGCTCTGCCTTGCGGGCAAAGCGGTCCAGCAGGCTGGGCATCTTCTTTTCGGGCTGATACTCCTGAAAATCGGTCTCCTCCGGGGCGGCGGCTTCCGGGGCAGCTTTCTTTGCTCTGGGGCCCCGCACCAGCCAGATACCGCACAGGATCAGCGCCACGCAGAGCACCACCTCGGGCAGTTGATCCATCACCAGATAGATGGCCCGCCACACCGGAGCCTTCTGACCCCAGCGCCACAGGATATCGCCCAGCGTGTTCATAATGATCTGCTCGTAGGCGATCAGCGCACCGATGGCGATCAGGCACCAGCCCACCAGCTTGTGGCTGTCCATCATCATCCGTGCAAGGCGCTTGTCCTGCGGATCGAAGTGGACCAGATAATCGTCCTCCGGGGCGGTGCCCATGCTGATCTGGGCACGCAGGTTGAAGGTGTCGAAAAAGCTGTACATGAACACCACCAGCAGCGCAAACGCGATGGGCGGGATCAGCATGGCTGCCATGCTGATGGCAGCCGCCATCAGCACCAGCGAAAGGCCGCGCTTCATATATCCCTGATACATCTGGCCCGCGCCCGGGATAAAGGCGAACAGCAGGGTCAGGATGCCATTTTTCTTCATAATCGTTCCCTCATTTCTCTGTATTCGGGGTGTTGCCCGCGATCTTATCGGTCACATCCGTGAGCAGCTTGTGGAGCAAAGAGGAGCTTTCGCCGGCATAGCGGCGGTCCTGTTTTGTCTCCACGGGTCTCCCCAGCTGTTCCGGCGCGGCCTGCGGTCGGTCGTCCTCAATGGGGCGGTATTGCAGGGTGTTCTCCGGAGCCGGGTCGTTCTGGCCGGGTTCCCAGAGCTGGCTCTGGTCGGTTTCCAGCACGGTCTCCCGCCCGGCACCATACTGGATGATCTGCTGCAGCGCCCCGCTCCGCCACAGGGTCAGGGCCAGCACAGCGGCCACACCGGCCACGGCAGCCCTGCCATAGGTATTCTGCATCAGGCGGGCCCAGATCGTGCCCATCACCGCGCCCTGCACACTCTTTGGCGGTGTTTCCAGTGCATCGGCGGTCAAAAGGGCCGTGTAGCGGTCCATGCACTGGTCACAATAGGAGAGGTGTTCGGCGGCTTCCAGCCTGCCCAGCTCATCCAGCTGGCCGTTCATCATGGCCCGGAAGCCCGCGTCGGTCATGCAGCCATCTTCACGAAACAATTCCATCTTCGCTCCTCCTTTCCTGACGGATCTGCTCCGCCAGCATTTTCTTTGCCCGGTAGATCTGCGCCTCCACCGTCTTTTGGGGCCTGCCGCAGAGGGCTGCCGCCTCGGCGGCGGTGCGGCCCTCCAGCAGCATCAGGCGGCAGGGGGTGCGGTACGGCTCCCGCATTCCCAGGATCTTCCCGGTCAGGGTCTCCTCGCTCATGGCATCCAGCACCTGCTGCTCCGGGTCGGAGCCGGGCGGCGCGCCTTCCAGTGCAAGGATATCATCTCCCGGGGTGTTCACCCGGCGCACCCACGCACTGCGCAGGTAGTCCTTGGCTTTGTTGGAAGCGATACGCGCCAGCCACTGCTTTTCGTACCCGGGCGGGCAGCGGTCAATGGCCCGCCATGCGGCCAGAAAAGTCTCCTGTGCCAGATCCTGGGCATCGCCCTCGTCCGGCACCAGCTGGTGGCAGACCGTGTAGACCAGCCCCTGATACTGCCGCACCAGCG contains:
- a CDS encoding glycoside hydrolase family 88/105 protein, giving the protein MTHEEILTLLGDYVDYLIANSSAEAPMWNIEKVRSGKPNKWNYIDGCMITACLSLYKTTGDEKYLSFSKDFIDFFVQEDGSIKTYDPKEYNLDNVNQGKNLFTLYDIFGDEKYRRAIDTIRSQLLTQPRTKEGNFWHKDIYPWQVWLDGTYMAQPFYMEYETRYNKMQGCIDSYKQFMNIKKHMRDEKTGLYYHGYDESRQMYWADPVTGCSPNFWLRAMGWFMVAMVDVLERMDEQLYNEYRGIMAQLRQTIEDVHKFQDEETGMFWQVMDHPGVEGNYLETSGTALFAYAVLKGVRLGYLPKRMAAWAEKAFYGTCDRYLSKNPDGSLQLDGICLVAGLGGKDHRDGSLAYYFSEPVVCNDAKGVGPLVLAYTEMIARK
- a CDS encoding RNA polymerase sigma factor, which translates into the protein MTTLEFNALVRQYQGLVYTVCHQLVPDEGDAQDLAQETFLAAWRAIDRCPPGYEKQWLARIASNKAKDYLRSAWVRRVNTPGDDILALEGAPPGSDPEQQVLDAMSEETLTGKILGMREPYRTPCRLMLLEGRTAAEAAALCGRPQKTVEAQIYRAKKMLAEQIRQERRSEDGIVS